A genome region from Brachymonas denitrificans includes the following:
- a CDS encoding VUT family protein codes for MQAVSGTFVAPTLPRFLIAAAYMAAVVLASNILVQYPINDWLTWGAITYPFAFLVTELMNRAHGPHAARRVVWVGFAVAVAASLVLAPVRIAVASGTAFLLSQWLDVGVFHRLRAGSWWRAPLVATLLAALLDTFLFWSIAFAGVAEPWVTWALGDLGVKLVLGVGLLLPFRLLMARVMVKPAAH; via the coding sequence CTGATCGCCGCAGCCTACATGGCCGCAGTGGTGCTGGCCTCCAACATCCTGGTGCAATACCCCATCAACGACTGGCTGACCTGGGGCGCCATCACCTATCCCTTCGCCTTCCTGGTGACCGAACTGATGAACCGCGCCCACGGCCCGCACGCGGCACGGCGCGTGGTCTGGGTCGGCTTTGCCGTGGCTGTGGCCGCCTCGCTGGTGCTGGCGCCGGTGCGCATTGCCGTCGCCTCGGGCACGGCCTTCCTGCTGTCGCAATGGCTGGACGTAGGCGTGTTCCACCGCCTGCGCGCGGGCAGCTGGTGGCGCGCACCGCTGGTGGCCACCCTGCTGGCCGCGCTGCTGGACACCTTCCTGTTCTGGAGCATCGCCTTTGCCGGCGTGGCCGAGCCCTGGGTCACCTGGGCGCTGGGCGACCTGGGCGTGAAGCTGGTGCTCGGCGTGGGCCTGCTGCTGCCGTTCCGGCTGCTGATGGCGCGGGTGATGGTCAAACCGGCTGCACACTGA
- a CDS encoding four-helix bundle copper-binding protein translates to MQHAPHTLSPAMQACIDACNACAQACDFCAASCLQEADVTAMAACIRSDIDCAQICRLCAAFTARGRQHAAALCELCAQVCDACGAECARNDMEHCQACASACRACAEACRAMAAAH, encoded by the coding sequence ATGCAACACGCCCCCCATACGCTTTCTCCCGCCATGCAGGCCTGTATCGACGCCTGCAATGCCTGCGCCCAGGCCTGCGATTTCTGCGCCGCTTCCTGCCTGCAGGAGGCCGACGTCACCGCCATGGCGGCCTGCATCCGCAGCGATATCGATTGCGCCCAGATCTGCCGCCTGTGTGCCGCCTTCACCGCCCGCGGCCGCCAGCATGCGGCTGCGCTGTGCGAACTGTGTGCCCAGGTGTGCGATGCTTGCGGCGCCGAATGTGCCCGCAACGACATGGAGCACTGCCAGGCCTGCGCCAGTGCCTGCCGCGCCTGTGCCGAAGCCTGCCGTGCCATGGCTGCCGCACACTGA
- a CDS encoding DUF2789 domain-containing protein, with translation MYTDNLDMRALFDQLGLESSDAAIECFCAQNKLPDGLPLHQAAFWSESQARFLREEIACDAAWAPIVDELNALLRGAPEDTDSCRI, from the coding sequence ATGTATACCGACAATCTCGACATGCGCGCCCTGTTTGACCAACTGGGCCTGGAGAGCAGCGATGCGGCCATCGAATGCTTCTGCGCACAGAACAAGCTGCCCGACGGTCTGCCGCTGCATCAGGCCGCCTTCTGGAGCGAATCCCAGGCGCGTTTCCTGCGCGAGGAAATCGCCTGCGATGCGGCCTGGGCACCGATTGTGGACGAACTCAATGCGCTGCTGCGCGGCGCGCCGGAGGATACCGATTCCTGCCGGATTTGA
- a CDS encoding DUF2789 domain-containing protein — translation MYTSGYDMPDLFKQLGLEHDQASIDAFIRRHNPLAEGVRIHQAPFWNESQARFLCEEIARDAAWTTVVDELSERLRCCLPAAGCDSV, via the coding sequence ATGTACACATCCGGCTACGATATGCCTGACCTGTTCAAGCAACTGGGTCTGGAGCATGACCAGGCGTCCATCGATGCGTTCATCCGTCGCCACAACCCGCTGGCGGAAGGGGTGCGCATCCACCAGGCTCCCTTCTGGAACGAAAGCCAGGCGCGTTTCCTGTGCGAGGAAATCGCGCGCGATGCGGCCTGGACCACAGTGGTGGACGAACTGTCGGAGCGTCTGCGCTGCTGCCTGCCGGCAGCCGGATGCGATTCTGTCTGA
- a CDS encoding class I SAM-dependent methyltransferase, producing the protein MARQVQEALRPGQSVELLKELHILTREGGLNQDSRRKLKQVYHLFGFIEKILLQLESSGRTDITLADHGAGKSYLGFIIYDLFFRQREAGTIYGIETRQELVEKSRELAERLGFARMRFLPLTVQQSAQSDALPAQIDVVTALHACDTATDDAIAFGLQKQARHMVLVPCCQAETAGFLRRHKALNLSRTPLAELWRHPLHTREMGSQLTNVLRCLYLESQGYSVTVTELVGWEHSLKNELILAEYTGQKKRSAAQRMHDIVQQFGLQELLAVRYPLVAGSAPAPEMA; encoded by the coding sequence ATGGCCCGTCAGGTGCAGGAAGCGCTGCGGCCGGGGCAGTCGGTCGAACTGCTCAAGGAGCTGCACATCCTCACGCGCGAGGGTGGGCTGAACCAGGACTCGCGTCGCAAGCTCAAGCAGGTATACCACCTGTTCGGCTTCATCGAAAAAATCCTGCTGCAGCTGGAAAGCAGCGGTCGAACCGACATCACGCTGGCTGACCACGGCGCGGGCAAGTCCTACCTGGGCTTCATCATCTACGACCTGTTCTTCCGCCAGCGCGAGGCGGGCACCATCTACGGCATCGAGACGCGGCAGGAACTGGTCGAGAAGTCGCGCGAGCTGGCCGAGCGGCTGGGTTTTGCGCGCATGCGTTTTCTGCCGCTGACGGTGCAGCAGTCGGCACAGAGCGACGCATTGCCGGCGCAGATCGACGTGGTGACGGCGCTGCATGCCTGCGATACCGCCACCGACGATGCGATTGCCTTCGGCCTGCAGAAGCAGGCGCGCCACATGGTGCTGGTGCCGTGCTGCCAGGCTGAAACGGCCGGCTTTCTGCGCAGGCACAAGGCGCTGAACCTGTCGCGCACGCCGCTGGCCGAGCTGTGGCGCCATCCGCTGCATACGCGCGAGATGGGCAGCCAGCTGACCAACGTGCTGCGCTGCCTCTACCTCGAATCGCAGGGCTACAGCGTGACGGTGACCGAGCTGGTGGGCTGGGAGCACAGCCTGAAGAACGAGTTGATCCTGGCCGAGTACACCGGCCAGAAGAAGCGCAGCGCGGCTCAGCGCATGCACGACATCGTGCAGCAGTTCGGGCTGCAGGAGCTGCTGGCGGTGCGTTATCCGCTGGTGGCGGGCAGTGCGCCGGCGCCCGAGATGGCGTGA
- a CDS encoding DUF1415 domain-containing protein: MTTELAATVVADVRHWLEQAVIGLNLCPFAKATYVKEQVHYAVCGAQTEDEALQAVHDELIALMETPMDERETTLMIFPAMFDDFLYFNDFAGAADDILADLGLEGELQIAYFHPRFQFDGTEPEEISNATNWAPYPILHLLREESIDRAVETYPEVDEIPERNIELLEHLGVKGWNKLGIVTRVSADEWVKHCPVHGQAAGVEEPDTPDEEGRHG; the protein is encoded by the coding sequence ATGACTACCGAACTCGCCGCCACCGTCGTCGCAGATGTCCGCCACTGGCTGGAACAGGCCGTGATCGGCCTCAATCTGTGCCCCTTTGCCAAGGCCACCTACGTCAAGGAGCAGGTGCACTATGCCGTGTGCGGTGCGCAGACCGAGGACGAGGCGTTGCAGGCCGTGCACGACGAGCTGATCGCGCTGATGGAAACGCCGATGGACGAGCGTGAAACCACGCTGATGATTTTCCCGGCGATGTTCGACGACTTCCTCTATTTCAACGATTTCGCCGGTGCGGCCGACGACATCCTGGCCGATCTGGGGCTGGAGGGCGAACTGCAGATTGCCTACTTCCACCCGCGCTTCCAGTTCGACGGCACCGAGCCGGAGGAAATCAGCAACGCCACCAACTGGGCGCCGTACCCCATCCTGCACCTGCTGCGCGAGGAAAGCATCGACCGTGCGGTCGAGACCTATCCCGAGGTGGACGAGATTCCCGAGCGCAACATCGAGCTGCTTGAGCACCTGGGCGTGAAAGGCTGGAACAAGCTGGGCATCGTCACGCGCGTGAGTGCGGACGAGTGGGTGAAGCATTGCCCGGTGCATGGCCAGGCCGCGGGTGTGGAGGAGCCGGATACGCCGGACGAAGAAGGTCGCCATGGCTAA
- a CDS encoding MFS transporter, which yields MRAAWIVMVTGVCAAMIIGKLPPAVPALQRELGMTLMEAGFLLSLVQVASLSMGLFLGLASDRFGLRRSMLTGLGLMTLASFAGGWAHSASVLLVLRAFEGLGFLLTSLSAPAVLRRLVPPERVTQVMGIWGAYVPFGTALAMLLGPAVILAAGWEGWWWLIALLCALCLLAVWRWVPPDPPQSAQPAGAGGWTGKLRLTLSSAGPWLLFLTFCVYAAQWMAVIGFLPTIYAQAGVSGWTLGVLMALVPAMNIFGNVAAGQLLHRGAEPGTLLITGFAVMALGAWLAFAGLELSTAVRYGGMLLFSLFGGLVPGTLFALVPRLAPDGSLISSTVGWMLQGSSLGQFSGPPAVAWLSGLVGGWHWTWAATGACAVLGCLLATRFGRLRSGSPVRR from the coding sequence ATGCGCGCCGCGTGGATCGTGATGGTCACGGGCGTCTGTGCCGCCATGATCATTGGCAAACTGCCGCCGGCCGTACCGGCCCTGCAGCGCGAGCTGGGCATGACGCTGATGGAGGCGGGCTTCCTGTTGTCGCTGGTGCAGGTGGCGTCGCTCAGCATGGGCTTGTTCCTCGGGCTGGCGAGCGACCGCTTCGGCCTGCGCCGCTCCATGCTCACCGGTCTGGGTCTGATGACGCTGGCCAGTTTTGCCGGCGGCTGGGCGCACAGCGCATCCGTGCTGCTGGTGCTGCGTGCGTTCGAGGGGCTGGGTTTTCTGCTGACCTCCTTGTCGGCGCCGGCCGTGCTGCGCCGGCTGGTGCCGCCGGAGAGGGTCACGCAGGTGATGGGCATCTGGGGCGCCTATGTGCCGTTCGGTACGGCGCTGGCGATGCTGCTGGGGCCGGCGGTGATCCTGGCGGCGGGCTGGGAGGGCTGGTGGTGGCTGATCGCGCTGCTGTGCGCGCTCTGCCTGCTGGCCGTGTGGCGCTGGGTGCCGCCCGATCCGCCGCAGTCGGCGCAGCCAGCCGGTGCCGGAGGCTGGACGGGCAAGCTGCGCCTGACGCTGTCCAGCGCGGGGCCGTGGCTGCTGTTTCTTACCTTTTGCGTCTATGCCGCGCAGTGGATGGCGGTGATCGGTTTTTTGCCGACCATCTATGCCCAGGCCGGCGTAAGCGGCTGGACGCTGGGCGTGCTGATGGCGCTGGTGCCGGCGATGAACATCTTCGGCAACGTGGCGGCGGGGCAACTGCTGCACCGCGGGGCGGAGCCGGGCACGCTGCTGATCACGGGTTTCGCGGTGATGGCGCTGGGGGCCTGGCTGGCATTTGCCGGGCTGGAGCTATCCACGGCGGTGCGCTATGGCGGCATGCTGCTGTTCTCGCTGTTTGGCGGGTTGGTGCCGGGCACGCTGTTCGCCCTGGTGCCCCGGCTGGCGCCGGACGGCAGCCTGATTTCCAGCACGGTGGGCTGGATGCTGCAGGGTTCTTCGCTCGGGCAGTTTTCCGGGCCGCCGGCCGTGGCCTGGCTGTCGGGCCTGGTGGGCGGCTGGCACTGGACCTGGGCGGCGACCGGTGCCTGCGCGGTGCTGGGCTGCCTGCTGGCCACGCGTTTCGGCAGGCTGCGCAGCGGATCGCCAGTACGCCGCTGA
- a CDS encoding deoxyguanosinetriphosphate triphosphohydrolase, whose protein sequence is MRGNAPAQAHAPWAAHPLQSRGRRHAEQEAPTRGMFQRDRDRIVHSSAFRRLVYKTQVFLNHEGDLFRTRLTHSLEVAQLGRSIARALGLDEDLVEAIALAHDLGHTPFGHAGQDALHACMTDYGGFEHNMQSLRVVDVLELRYPEFDGLNLCFEAREGILKHCSARNARWLEEREPGGVGLRFLQGTQPSLEAQLCNLADEIAYNAHDIDDGLRSSLLSWEQVLTVPLVARHHASVQRDHPQLTGRRLLYETIRRMLSEQVYDVMTATRAAISRHRPQHVDEVRQCPPLVGFSAGMRAESLQLKQLLLHALYRHPQVMQKMGVAQQVVRELFAIYLQQPGEMKPDFAARPDTERAVADYIAGMTDRFALREHARLTGQQVPM, encoded by the coding sequence ATGCGCGGCAATGCGCCTGCGCAGGCGCATGCCCCCTGGGCGGCGCATCCGCTGCAATCGCGCGGACGCCGCCATGCAGAGCAGGAAGCGCCCACGCGCGGCATGTTCCAGCGTGACCGCGACCGCATCGTGCACTCCTCCGCGTTCCGGCGGCTGGTGTACAAGACGCAGGTGTTTCTCAACCACGAAGGCGACCTGTTCCGCACGCGGCTGACGCATTCGCTGGAAGTGGCGCAACTGGGCCGCAGCATTGCGCGTGCGCTGGGGCTGGACGAGGATCTGGTGGAGGCGATTGCGCTGGCGCACGATCTGGGACATACGCCGTTCGGCCACGCCGGGCAGGACGCCCTGCACGCCTGCATGACCGATTACGGCGGCTTCGAGCACAACATGCAGAGCCTGCGCGTGGTGGATGTGCTGGAGCTGCGCTATCCGGAGTTCGACGGGTTGAACCTGTGCTTCGAAGCGCGCGAAGGCATTCTCAAGCACTGCTCGGCGCGCAATGCGCGCTGGCTGGAGGAGCGCGAGCCGGGTGGCGTGGGACTGCGCTTCCTGCAGGGCACGCAGCCCAGCCTGGAGGCACAACTGTGCAATCTGGCCGACGAGATCGCCTACAACGCCCACGATATCGACGATGGCCTGCGCAGCAGTCTGCTGAGTTGGGAGCAGGTGCTGACAGTGCCGCTGGTGGCGCGCCACCATGCCAGCGTGCAGCGCGATCATCCGCAACTGACGGGGCGCCGCCTGCTCTACGAAACCATCCGCCGCATGCTGAGCGAGCAGGTCTATGACGTGATGACAGCCACGCGCGCGGCGATCAGCCGGCACCGGCCGCAGCATGTGGACGAGGTGCGGCAATGCCCGCCGCTGGTCGGCTTCAGCGCCGGCATGCGGGCCGAGTCGCTGCAACTCAAGCAGTTGCTGCTGCATGCGCTGTACCGCCATCCGCAGGTGATGCAGAAAATGGGCGTGGCGCAACAGGTGGTGCGCGAGCTGTTTGCGATCTACCTGCAGCAGCCGGGCGAGATGAAGCCGGATTTTGCCGCCCGCCCGGATACGGAGCGCGCCGTGGCGGACTATATCGCCGGCATGACCGACCGTTTCGCGCTGCGCGAGCATGCGCGCCTGACCGGCCAGCAGGTGCCGATGTGA
- the aroB gene encoding 3-dehydroquinate synthase, with amino-acid sequence MNAASALTRFDITASLPDFDPVPARGGDTVPIALDARSYPIRIGSGLLGQAETWSDLPKARQAVIVTNTTVQPLYAAQLEHALAPHYAQVRTVALPDGEQYKTWEALNQIFDALLGGQCDRKTVLFALGGGVVGDMTGFAAACYMRGVPFVQVPTTLLAQVDSSVGGKTAINHPLGKNMIGAFYQPRRVVCDMDSFATLPDRELSAGLAEVIKYGPIADMAFFEWLEQNMEALRARDADALRVAVRRSCQIKAWVVGQDEQESGMRAILNYGHTFGHAIEAGLGFGTWLHGEAVGCGMVLASELSARLGLVDAAFVQRVRSLVQRAGLPVLAPQLEDDATAGAAGDAGAGSGIDANAEAWLHHMRVDKKAEAGQIRFVVIAQPGEAALATAPDALVAEVIAAHSNPHACLMQR; translated from the coding sequence ATGAATGCTGCATCCGCCCTGACCCGTTTCGACATCACCGCCTCGCTTCCCGACTTTGATCCCGTTCCTGCCCGGGGCGGCGATACCGTACCGATTGCGCTGGATGCGCGCAGCTATCCGATCCGCATCGGCAGCGGGCTGCTGGGGCAGGCGGAAACCTGGAGCGATCTGCCGAAGGCGCGGCAGGCGGTGATTGTGACCAATACCACGGTGCAGCCCCTGTACGCCGCGCAACTGGAGCATGCGCTGGCACCGCACTACGCCCAGGTGCGCACGGTGGCGCTGCCGGATGGCGAGCAGTACAAGACCTGGGAAGCGCTGAACCAGATTTTCGATGCGTTGCTGGGTGGCCAGTGCGACCGCAAGACGGTGCTGTTTGCTTTGGGCGGCGGCGTGGTGGGCGACATGACCGGTTTTGCTGCAGCCTGCTACATGCGCGGTGTGCCTTTTGTTCAGGTGCCCACCACGCTGCTGGCGCAGGTGGATTCTTCGGTGGGCGGCAAGACGGCCATCAACCATCCGCTGGGCAAGAACATGATCGGCGCCTTCTATCAGCCGCGCCGCGTGGTATGCGATATGGACTCGTTTGCGACGCTGCCGGACCGCGAGCTGAGCGCCGGCTTGGCGGAAGTGATCAAGTACGGTCCGATTGCCGATATGGCCTTCTTCGAATGGCTGGAGCAGAACATGGAAGCGCTGCGTGCGCGCGATGCCGATGCGCTGCGCGTGGCGGTGCGCCGCAGCTGCCAGATCAAGGCCTGGGTGGTGGGGCAGGACGAGCAGGAAAGCGGCATGCGCGCCATCCTGAACTACGGGCACACCTTTGGCCATGCGATCGAGGCGGGGCTGGGGTTCGGCACCTGGCTGCACGGCGAGGCGGTGGGCTGCGGCATGGTGCTGGCGAGCGAGCTGTCGGCGCGGCTGGGGCTGGTGGATGCCGCCTTTGTGCAGCGCGTGCGCAGCCTGGTGCAGCGCGCCGGCCTGCCGGTGCTGGCGCCTCAACTGGAGGATGATGCAACTGCCGGGGCCGCGGGTGATGCCGGCGCAGGGTCGGGCATCGATGCCAACGCCGAAGCCTGGCTGCACCACATGCGCGTGGACAAGAAGGCCGAAGCCGGCCAGATCCGGTTCGTGGTGATTGCGCAGCCGGGCGAGGCGGCGCTGGCGACCGCGCCCGATGCACTGGTTGCCGAGGTGATCGCCGCGCACAGCAACCCGCATGCCTGCCTGATGCAGCGCTGA
- a CDS encoding shikimate kinase — MIVLVGMPGSGKSSAGRQVARRFGLPFVDSDHLIEAEIGMPIKDYFARHGEEAFRDLETATLRRVGERPGQCVLSTGGGSVLRPENRALLREKGTVLYLRASPEEIYRRLRHDTKRPLLQVADPRAKLQELFQARDPLYRETAHYVIETGRSSVQGLVHHIAMQLEVAGVLPARGQRGQAPRSDAR; from the coding sequence ATGATCGTACTGGTAGGCATGCCCGGATCGGGCAAATCATCGGCAGGGCGGCAGGTGGCGCGCCGCTTTGGCCTGCCCTTTGTCGATTCGGACCACCTGATCGAGGCGGAGATCGGCATGCCGATCAAGGATTATTTTGCGCGGCATGGCGAGGAGGCCTTCCGCGATCTGGAGACGGCCACGCTGCGCCGGGTGGGCGAGCGGCCGGGGCAGTGCGTGCTGTCGACCGGCGGCGGCTCGGTGCTGCGTCCCGAAAACCGTGCGCTGCTGCGCGAGAAGGGCACGGTGCTATATCTGCGCGCCTCGCCCGAGGAAATCTATCGCCGCCTGCGCCACGACACCAAGCGCCCGCTGCTGCAGGTGGCCGATCCGCGGGCCAAGCTGCAGGAACTGTTCCAGGCGCGTGATCCGCTGTACAGAGAGACGGCGCACTACGTGATCGAGACCGGGCGCAGCTCGGTGCAGGGGCTGGTGCACCATATTGCGATGCAGCTGGAAGTGGCGGGTGTCCTGCCGGCGCGTGGCCAGCGCGGACAGGCCCCCCGGAGCGATGCCCGGTAA
- a CDS encoding type IV pilus secretin PilQ, protein MRTDRISLHFQNIEVRALLQVIADFTGLNVVASDSVTGSMTVRLKEVPWEQALDIILQTRGLAMQRKGNVLWVAPQGELAARQKLDLEAGSAIQGLEPVRTQGFSLNYARASELVRHLAGSGTSGSRMLSARGHAFAEPRTNQLFVTDVPSVLEQVQGLLAKLDIPVRQVMIEARIVEAGDSWGKSLGARLSILGQGQSGASIGSWNGRDYRVGVASRPGAAETTLYNLPAIGQNGYSPATLGLSIFSPAAARFLSLEISALEADGKGKLVSSPRVVTADQTKALIEQGTELPYQVATASGATSLAFRKANLKLEVTPQITPEGNVILDLDVNKDSVGRSTLDGFAIDTKHIQTNVLIEDGGTLAIGGIFEMSERNDVSQVPVLGDIPVLGNLFKTRTQATEKKEMLVFITPKILSGGVAMR, encoded by the coding sequence ATGCGCACTGACCGCATTTCGCTGCATTTCCAGAACATCGAGGTGCGGGCATTGCTGCAGGTGATTGCCGACTTCACCGGCCTGAACGTTGTGGCCTCCGATTCGGTGACGGGGAGCATGACGGTGCGCCTGAAGGAGGTGCCCTGGGAGCAGGCGCTGGACATCATCCTGCAGACGCGCGGGCTGGCCATGCAGCGCAAGGGCAATGTACTGTGGGTGGCGCCGCAGGGAGAGCTGGCGGCGCGGCAGAAACTGGATCTGGAAGCCGGTTCGGCCATCCAGGGGCTGGAGCCGGTGCGAACGCAGGGCTTTTCGCTCAACTATGCACGGGCGTCGGAACTGGTGCGGCATCTGGCCGGGAGTGGCACCAGCGGCTCGCGCATGCTGAGTGCGCGTGGCCATGCCTTTGCCGAGCCGCGCACCAACCAGCTGTTCGTGACCGATGTGCCTTCGGTGCTGGAGCAGGTGCAGGGGCTGCTGGCGAAACTGGACATCCCGGTGCGGCAGGTGATGATCGAGGCGCGCATCGTGGAGGCGGGCGACAGCTGGGGCAAATCGCTGGGCGCACGGCTGTCCATCCTGGGGCAGGGGCAGAGTGGCGCCTCGATTGGTTCGTGGAACGGGCGCGACTACCGGGTGGGTGTGGCATCGCGGCCCGGCGCAGCGGAGACGACGCTGTACAACCTGCCGGCGATCGGGCAGAACGGCTATAGCCCGGCGACGCTGGGGTTGAGCATTTTCAGCCCGGCGGCGGCGCGCTTCCTGAGCCTGGAGATTTCGGCGCTGGAGGCCGATGGCAAGGGCAAGCTGGTGTCCAGCCCGCGGGTGGTGACGGCCGACCAGACCAAGGCGCTGATCGAGCAGGGCACCGAGTTGCCGTACCAGGTGGCGACGGCCAGCGGCGCCACCTCGCTGGCCTTCCGCAAGGCCAACCTCAAGCTGGAAGTGACGCCGCAGATCACGCCGGAAGGCAATGTGATCCTGGATCTGGATGTGAACAAGGATTCGGTGGGGCGCTCCACGCTGGACGGCTTTGCCATCGACACCAAGCACATCCAGACCAATGTGCTGATCGAGGATGGGGGCACGCTGGCGATTGGCGGCATTTTCGAGATGAGCGAGCGCAACGATGTGAGCCAGGTGCCGGTGCTGGGCGATATCCCCGTGCTGGGCAATCTGTTCAAGACGCGCACGCAGGCCACCGAAAAGAAGGAGATGCTGGTCTTCATCACGCCTAAAATCCTGTCAGGAGGCGTGGCGATGCGCTGA
- the pilO gene encoding type 4a pilus biogenesis protein PilO encodes MMADQGERAGLLLAWQRLQGRPMAQWPVQAQFGAALLLAAGLSVAAGLVLLRMEQEALAGHEARQQALQSDYRKHLAEVAALPALRARMQAMEQQQAAHAALAPRAAQEGELLSAWHRAAAAQGLQLGRLQPGKEKLQEAYARQWLQLRAEGGYQGVTGMLAALQGLPWSVVPERWSLAPDRSRSGRSRGALVWQGKFAVYRFALAGERPVRKGRKTGGKTS; translated from the coding sequence ATGATGGCGGATCAAGGCGAGCGCGCAGGTCTTTTGCTTGCCTGGCAGCGGCTGCAGGGGCGCCCCATGGCGCAATGGCCGGTGCAGGCGCAGTTCGGAGCGGCGCTGCTGCTGGCAGCCGGCCTCTCTGTGGCGGCGGGGCTGGTGCTGTTGCGCATGGAGCAGGAGGCCCTGGCCGGGCATGAGGCGCGGCAGCAGGCGCTGCAGTCGGACTACCGCAAGCATCTTGCCGAGGTGGCCGCCTTGCCGGCCCTGCGTGCCCGGATGCAGGCCATGGAGCAGCAACAGGCTGCACATGCCGCGCTGGCGCCCAGGGCCGCGCAGGAGGGAGAGCTGCTGTCGGCCTGGCACCGGGCGGCCGCGGCTCAGGGCTTGCAGCTGGGGCGCCTGCAGCCCGGCAAGGAGAAGCTGCAGGAAGCTTACGCCCGCCAGTGGCTGCAGTTGCGCGCCGAGGGCGGTTACCAGGGCGTGACCGGCATGCTGGCGGCCCTGCAGGGATTGCCATGGAGCGTGGTGCCGGAGCGCTGGAGCCTGGCCCCCGACCGCAGCCGTTCGGGGCGCAGCCGGGGCGCGCTGGTGTGGCAAGGCAAGTTTGCCGTGTACCGCTTTGCCCTGGCGGGAGAGCGTCCGGTGCGCAAGGGGCGCAAGACGGGAGGGAAAACATCATGA
- a CDS encoding PilN domain-containing protein, translating into MVLLNLLPHREQARWRQRRHWHGMLGVALGVAVLAGVALYAQGQQRLGRQERATAVLEEAVARLGPQLAEVRKLDAALREGRTRLQQWQAWQQSARQPLRLLELLARELPPGTGLTRVEQEPGQMVLQGLAVSREAATALRELIDGSGLLAQPALLADMRDEKDGVVFRLVLPLAPVGSGQPPVAAADGVAE; encoded by the coding sequence ATGGTCCTGCTGAATCTGCTGCCGCACCGGGAGCAGGCCCGCTGGCGCCAGCGGCGGCACTGGCACGGCATGCTGGGGGTTGCGCTTGGCGTTGCCGTGCTGGCAGGTGTTGCCCTGTATGCGCAGGGACAGCAGCGCCTGGGCCGCCAGGAGCGGGCCACGGCGGTGCTGGAAGAGGCCGTCGCCCGGCTGGGACCGCAACTGGCCGAGGTGCGCAAGCTGGACGCTGCCCTGCGCGAGGGGCGCACGCGCCTGCAGCAATGGCAGGCCTGGCAGCAATCCGCCCGGCAACCCTTGCGTCTACTGGAGTTGCTGGCGCGCGAGCTGCCGCCGGGCACCGGTTTGACGCGGGTGGAGCAGGAACCGGGACAGATGGTGCTGCAGGGGCTGGCCGTGTCGCGCGAGGCGGCGACTGCCCTGCGCGAGTTGATCGACGGAAGCGGCCTGCTGGCGCAACCGGCGTTGCTGGCAGATATGCGGGACGAAAAGGACGGGGTGGTATTTCGCCTGGTGCTGCCGCTGGCGCCGGTGGGCTCGGGACAGCCTCCTGTTGCCGCGGCGGATGGAGTTGCTGAATGA